From Pseudoalteromonas rubra, one genomic window encodes:
- the ispB gene encoding octaprenyl diphosphate synthase, whose product MDIKAIQRLIEQDMLAVNRLISDQMQSDVALVNQLGLYIVNSGGKRIRPMLALLVAKALGYQGDKHITLATIIEFIHTATLLHDDVVDESALRRGEPTANAEFGNAASVLVGDFIYTRSFQLMVGLENMEVMQILADATNVIAEGEVLQLMNCNDPDTTEQSYMQVIYSKTAKLFEAATMLPAVVLDQSAATKEALKLYGMHLGTAFQLVDDVLDYSANAEQLGKNIGDDLAEGKPTLPLIYAMRHGSEAQVAQIRDAIANGNGLDNLTEILATLEQTEALEHTMERARKESQKAIEQLNVLAESEHKTALISLAKLAVERSY is encoded by the coding sequence ATGGATATCAAAGCGATCCAGAGATTGATTGAGCAAGACATGCTTGCCGTTAATCGACTTATCAGCGACCAAATGCAATCTGACGTCGCACTGGTTAATCAACTTGGCTTATATATAGTCAATAGTGGCGGCAAACGTATCCGCCCCATGCTGGCACTTTTAGTAGCTAAAGCATTAGGGTATCAGGGCGACAAGCACATTACACTGGCGACCATCATTGAATTTATCCACACTGCAACCTTGTTGCATGATGATGTGGTTGACGAGTCAGCTCTTCGCCGTGGTGAACCAACTGCCAATGCTGAATTTGGCAATGCTGCAAGCGTGCTGGTTGGTGACTTTATATACACCCGCTCTTTCCAGTTGATGGTCGGACTGGAAAATATGGAAGTGATGCAGATCCTCGCTGATGCAACCAATGTGATTGCTGAAGGTGAAGTGTTGCAGCTGATGAACTGTAATGATCCGGATACAACTGAACAAAGTTACATGCAGGTGATTTACAGTAAAACAGCCAAATTATTCGAAGCGGCAACTATGCTACCAGCTGTTGTATTGGATCAATCTGCAGCCACCAAAGAAGCTCTTAAACTGTATGGTATGCATTTAGGCACTGCTTTTCAGCTCGTAGACGATGTCCTCGACTACAGCGCCAATGCTGAGCAGCTTGGCAAAAATATCGGTGATGACTTAGCCGAAGGTAAGCCAACTCTGCCGTTAATTTATGCAATGCGCCACGGCAGTGAAGCACAAGTTGCACAGATCCGTGACGCCATTGCCAATGGCAATGGGCTAGATAACCTCACTGAAATTCTGGCCACACTAGAGCAGACAGAAGCGCTGGAGCATACCATGGAACGTGCACGAAAAGAGTCGCAAAAGGCCATTGAACAGCTCAATGTACTGGCGGAGTCAGAGCATAAAACGGCTCTGATTTCATTGGCAAAGCTAGCTGTTGAGCGCAGTTACTAA
- a CDS encoding oxidative damage protection protein: MARTVFCQKLQKEAPGLDFQLYPGEVGERIFNNISKEAWQQWQHKQTMLINEKHLNMMDPEHRQQLEEQMVGFLFEGKDVEIEGYRPKDA, from the coding sequence ATGGCACGTACCGTATTTTGTCAAAAGTTACAAAAAGAAGCTCCAGGGTTAGATTTTCAACTTTATCCGGGAGAAGTTGGCGAACGCATCTTTAACAACATCAGTAAAGAAGCGTGGCAGCAGTGGCAGCATAAACAGACTATGCTGATCAACGAAAAGCACTTGAATATGATGGATCCTGAACATCGTCAACAACTGGAAGAGCAAATGGTCGGTTTTTTGTTTGAAGGTAAAGATGTTGAAATCGAAGGTTACCGTCCAAAAGACGCGTAA
- the mutY gene encoding A/G-specific adenine glycosylase, with product MTVNNEQAQWFAKQVVDWYQLYGRKTLPWQLEKSPYKVWVSEVMLQQTQVVTVIPYFERFMARFPTIIDLADAPEDEVLHHWTGLGYYARARNLHKTAKIVRDEYQGKFPQTLEAVMALPGIGRSTAGAVLSLSLGQAHPILDGNVKRVLARFFMVEGWYGVKKVENHLWALTDALTPKDRVSEYNQAMMDLGASLCSRSNFDCEACPLVSRCQAHQQGRVKEFPNSKPKKAKPKKAAYHLIVRADDKVLMEKRPSSGIWGGLFGFFEFSELTELDTFLAQQGLSGSQQTLSPFVHIFTHFELTITPVVVKLDATPDCVHDNPLLWYELAQPAEVGLAAPTKKLVKVLKAMG from the coding sequence ATGACAGTAAATAATGAGCAGGCCCAATGGTTTGCCAAACAGGTTGTCGATTGGTACCAGTTATATGGGCGTAAAACCTTGCCCTGGCAGCTTGAGAAGTCCCCGTATAAGGTCTGGGTATCTGAGGTGATGTTACAGCAAACTCAGGTGGTTACCGTGATCCCATATTTCGAGCGTTTTATGGCGCGTTTCCCAACCATTATAGATCTGGCCGATGCGCCGGAAGATGAGGTGCTACATCACTGGACGGGACTTGGGTATTACGCACGAGCGCGCAACTTACATAAAACGGCCAAAATAGTTCGTGATGAATATCAGGGCAAATTTCCGCAAACATTAGAAGCCGTAATGGCCTTACCGGGAATTGGCCGTTCAACGGCCGGGGCTGTACTCTCTTTGTCTTTGGGTCAGGCACACCCGATTCTGGATGGTAACGTGAAACGTGTACTGGCACGTTTTTTTATGGTGGAAGGTTGGTATGGCGTCAAAAAGGTCGAAAACCATTTATGGGCGCTGACCGATGCGCTGACACCAAAAGATCGTGTTTCAGAATACAATCAGGCGATGATGGATTTAGGGGCAAGTCTGTGTAGTCGTAGTAACTTTGACTGTGAGGCTTGTCCTTTAGTCAGTCGTTGTCAGGCGCATCAACAGGGCAGAGTGAAAGAGTTTCCTAATTCAAAGCCGAAAAAAGCTAAGCCGAAGAAAGCGGCTTATCACCTGATAGTGCGAGCTGATGACAAAGTACTCATGGAAAAGCGTCCAAGTAGCGGTATTTGGGGTGGCTTGTTCGGTTTTTTTGAGTTCAGTGAATTGACAGAGCTGGATACTTTTTTGGCGCAACAAGGGCTATCGGGTAGCCAGCAAACGTTGTCGCCGTTCGTGCATATATTTACGCATTTTGAACTGACTATTACGCCTGTGGTTGTCAAATTAGATGCGACGCCTGATTGTGTTCACGATAATCCACTCTTGTGGTACGAGCTGGCACAGCCTGCTGAAGTGGGTTTAGCAGCACCGACTAAAAAGTTGGTTAAAGTCTTAAAGGCAATGGGGTAA
- the trmB gene encoding tRNA (guanosine(46)-N7)-methyltransferase TrmB, protein MNESSKTALEQAEQEGKYIRKVRSFVKREGRLTKGQAAAIEKCWATMGLEHAQGRLDFTEVFGNDNDVVVEIGFGMGKSLVEMAKNAPEQNFIGIEVHRPGVGACLMEADEQGVTNLRVFEHDAVEVLADCIPDASLAKLQLFFPDPWHKKRHHKRRIVQAEFVEKLRTKLRIGGVFHMATDWENYAEHMLEVMQAAPGFANQSDNNDYVPRPDFRPLTKFEQRGHRLGHGVWDLMFERTA, encoded by the coding sequence ATGAACGAATCGAGTAAAACCGCTCTGGAACAAGCCGAACAGGAAGGCAAATACATTCGCAAAGTACGCAGCTTTGTAAAACGCGAAGGCCGCCTGACCAAAGGGCAAGCTGCCGCCATTGAAAAATGTTGGGCAACGATGGGCCTGGAGCACGCTCAGGGTCGCCTGGACTTTACCGAGGTGTTTGGTAACGACAATGATGTCGTCGTTGAGATTGGCTTTGGTATGGGTAAATCGCTGGTCGAAATGGCTAAAAATGCGCCTGAACAAAACTTTATTGGTATTGAAGTACATCGCCCGGGTGTTGGTGCCTGCCTAATGGAAGCAGATGAACAAGGTGTCACTAACTTGCGCGTATTCGAGCACGATGCCGTTGAAGTACTGGCAGATTGCATCCCGGACGCCAGCCTGGCCAAGCTGCAACTATTCTTCCCGGACCCATGGCATAAAAAGCGTCACCATAAACGTCGCATCGTGCAGGCCGAGTTTGTCGAGAAGTTGCGCACTAAACTACGTATTGGTGGTGTATTCCACATGGCAACCGACTGGGAAAACTATGCAGAGCACATGCTCGAAGTCATGCAGGCCGCACCTGGATTTGCAAACCAGTCTGACAACAATGATTATGTACCACGTCCAGACTTCCGCCCACTGACTAAGTTTGAACAGCGCGGTCACCGCCTCGGTCATGGCGTTTGGGATCTGATGTTCGAACGTACAGCCTGA
- a CDS encoding methyltransferase, with protein sequence MQKLTNPSLLLLRNEEELTGQQILVINHQRDGFLSELKQLNPQASISAFSYDFAAHQVAEKVTNITSYVSHSLPALDNIDLVIYYYPKSKPEAQMMFDNIRALCSEQTRLLVVGENKGGVKSAEKQLQDNCEAHYKLDSAKHCILYEFAQLQPLAHFDIASYQQTFSINVAGQQFDAVSVPGVFNHGKLDVGTKLLLEHLELPAKGCMLDFGCGAGVIATFVLNQSPKVRFSCLDVNALALYACEQTLHLNGHKAELVLSDGLRQLKGRFDAIISNPPFHTGLKTDYDIAEAFIKGVAEHMGKGSQLHIVANSFLKYPPLIEARFGQCDTLAKNTKFAVYRACKN encoded by the coding sequence ATGCAAAAATTAACCAACCCCAGTTTATTACTGCTGCGCAATGAAGAAGAACTGACAGGCCAGCAAATTTTGGTCATCAATCACCAACGTGATGGCTTTTTGTCAGAACTAAAGCAATTGAATCCGCAGGCAAGTATTAGCGCATTCAGTTATGACTTTGCCGCTCATCAGGTTGCCGAAAAGGTAACTAATATCACCAGTTATGTGTCACATAGCCTGCCCGCACTCGACAATATTGACCTGGTCATTTATTACTATCCGAAATCTAAACCAGAAGCACAGATGATGTTCGACAATATTCGTGCATTGTGCTCTGAGCAAACTCGCTTACTGGTAGTTGGAGAAAACAAAGGCGGCGTTAAATCTGCAGAAAAACAACTGCAAGATAACTGTGAGGCGCATTACAAACTGGACAGCGCTAAACATTGTATTTTATATGAGTTTGCCCAACTGCAGCCTTTGGCACACTTTGACATTGCCAGCTATCAGCAAACATTTAGCATTAACGTCGCCGGGCAGCAGTTTGATGCTGTCAGTGTTCCTGGCGTGTTCAATCATGGCAAGCTGGATGTCGGTACTAAGTTACTGCTGGAGCATCTTGAGCTACCCGCCAAGGGATGCATGCTCGACTTTGGATGTGGTGCCGGGGTCATCGCGACGTTTGTGCTTAACCAGTCACCCAAAGTGCGCTTCAGCTGCCTGGATGTAAATGCGCTCGCCTTGTATGCCTGTGAACAAACCTTACATTTAAATGGTCATAAAGCTGAACTGGTGCTCAGCGATGGCCTAAGGCAATTGAAAGGTCGTTTTGATGCCATTATCAGTAACCCCCCTTTTCATACTGGTCTTAAAACTGACTATGACATTGCCGAAGCGTTTATCAAAGGTGTGGCCGAACACATGGGTAAAGGGTCACAACTACACATTGTTGCAAATAGCTTTCTAAAGTACCCCCCACTCATTGAAGCACGCTTTGGACAATGCGATACACTGGCCAAAAATACCAAATTTGCCGTCTATCGGGCCTGTAAAAATTGA
- a CDS encoding ATP-binding protein, whose translation MGKYATKTSIRKVLISAVMLVTALSLSLSISISTYLDVKKQKQLIINKLEMIAEIIAFNAQVTLIFDDRKTEEKRLKSFDKVDLVKNIHIYAIDDVTNRPVFFTSYNASKTPPVPLKVNQIEELRTPKISEDYIELILPVEYEGNIEGYVYLRGGLEHLAEYINRKILVDIALTLFVLVLVMFVARGIQKRIASPIESLSVLLQDVSKNHNYATRAEKSDIEEINILANNLNIMLTRTQNQLERHQADKLEIKQLNQSLEEKVNQRTIALREANQELLNTLERMHQYQNQIVENEKMASLGQMVAGVAHEVNTPIGLGVTGSTLLRDKLSDIEVAFQQKTLTSKQLERFIKEGIENLDLIYRNLNRAADLISSFKKVAVSQDIEINSDVNITKLLNAVMGAMRTELEIKAPQIHLDCPEELTIRSKSGLLQQVFEQLFSNSLLHGFTSDENNEIAIKVNREDQQLTIVYSDNGIGVPNAIKKRIFDPFVTTRRGEGGSGLGMHLVYNLVTQALGGSITLQEDYKSGTQFVISLPLKGGTQ comes from the coding sequence ATGGGTAAATACGCAACCAAAACAAGTATAAGAAAAGTGCTGATCAGTGCCGTCATGCTAGTAACGGCGCTGTCTTTGTCCCTGTCTATCTCAATTTCAACCTATCTCGACGTTAAAAAGCAAAAGCAGTTGATCATTAATAAGTTGGAAATGATAGCCGAGATCATTGCATTTAACGCTCAGGTAACGCTGATTTTTGACGACAGAAAAACGGAAGAAAAGCGACTCAAATCATTTGATAAAGTCGACCTGGTGAAAAACATTCACATCTATGCCATTGATGATGTCACTAATCGGCCCGTCTTTTTCACCAGCTACAATGCCAGTAAAACACCGCCCGTGCCGCTCAAGGTCAATCAGATCGAGGAACTCCGAACACCAAAAATTTCCGAAGACTATATCGAGCTGATCTTGCCTGTTGAGTATGAAGGTAACATAGAAGGATACGTATACCTGCGTGGCGGGCTTGAACATCTGGCCGAATATATCAACCGCAAAATACTGGTAGATATCGCTCTGACCCTGTTTGTACTAGTGCTGGTGATGTTTGTCGCCCGCGGGATCCAAAAACGAATAGCCAGCCCAATAGAGTCGCTGTCAGTGCTACTACAGGATGTTTCGAAGAATCACAACTATGCCACCCGGGCGGAAAAAAGCGACATAGAAGAAATTAATATCCTCGCTAACAACCTCAATATCATGCTGACCCGGACGCAAAATCAACTTGAGCGCCATCAGGCAGATAAGCTAGAAATAAAACAGCTCAACCAGAGCCTGGAAGAAAAAGTCAATCAGCGTACCATCGCACTCAGAGAAGCGAATCAGGAACTACTCAATACGCTCGAACGTATGCATCAGTATCAGAACCAGATAGTTGAAAATGAAAAGATGGCATCACTGGGTCAAATGGTTGCAGGCGTAGCGCACGAAGTTAATACGCCTATTGGCCTAGGTGTCACCGGATCGACATTATTACGCGATAAACTCAGCGATATTGAAGTCGCATTCCAGCAAAAAACGCTCACTTCAAAGCAACTGGAACGATTTATCAAAGAAGGGATTGAAAATCTGGATCTCATTTATCGTAACCTCAATCGGGCTGCAGATTTGATCTCCAGTTTTAAGAAGGTCGCCGTCAGTCAGGACATAGAGATAAATTCAGACGTCAATATTACTAAACTACTCAATGCTGTAATGGGCGCAATGCGCACCGAATTGGAGATCAAAGCGCCTCAAATTCATCTGGACTGTCCTGAAGAACTCACCATCAGAAGTAAGTCAGGCTTGCTGCAACAAGTGTTTGAGCAATTGTTCTCAAACTCCCTGTTGCACGGATTTACAAGCGATGAAAATAACGAAATTGCTATAAAAGTGAACAGAGAAGACCAGCAATTAACGATTGTATACAGTGACAATGGTATCGGCGTGCCAAATGCCATCAAAAAGCGCATATTTGATCCATTTGTTACCACTCGCCGCGGAGAAGGTGGAAGTGGCCTGGGTATGCATTTGGTGTATAACCTGGTCACTCAGGCGCTGGGTGGGAGCATCACACTACAAGAAGACTATAAATCAGGTACTCAATTTGTGATCAGCTTGCCTCTGAAAGGAGGTACACAGTGA
- a CDS encoding YfiR family protein, translating into MYLFIFCCFSLFSTFSYAKSPEEIRSAFLYQMAKFIDFPEQKNKKITRFCFYDIKNGPGAVLYSNRTLKIRTKPIEIIEVKKSDSLRELSQRCDITYIDETLEDDILSAWTDTMALSMVTVGESIEFLEGGGIASLVQEGSKIRLYINKQEVTQHNFKVLSRLLAVSKFYPN; encoded by the coding sequence ATGTACCTATTTATTTTTTGTTGTTTTTCTCTTTTTTCTACGTTTAGTTATGCGAAATCGCCAGAAGAAATCCGTTCAGCCTTTTTGTACCAAATGGCAAAGTTCATTGATTTTCCAGAGCAAAAGAATAAGAAAATTACTCGATTTTGTTTTTATGACATAAAAAATGGACCAGGAGCTGTTTTATATAGTAATCGTACCTTAAAAATACGTACAAAGCCGATTGAAATAATAGAAGTAAAAAAGTCTGACTCTCTGCGGGAACTTTCCCAAAGATGTGATATCACATACATTGATGAAACATTGGAAGATGATATACTCTCCGCTTGGACCGATACAATGGCCCTAAGTATGGTAACTGTGGGCGAAAGTATCGAATTTTTGGAAGGGGGTGGGATTGCTTCCTTGGTCCAGGAAGGGAGTAAGATAAGGTTGTATATAAACAAGCAAGAAGTCACTCAGCACAACTTTAAGGTGCTTTCCCGGTTGCTTGCCGTCTCCAAGTTTTATCCTAACTGA